GAAAACCTTTTGCTCCTGGATTAATTTTAAAGACTGCTGAGATTTAAAATCTTCCatttataaaataatatttaCTGCAATTGTACATAATGGATTGTATGGAAAAGGAACAACAAAGAAAATGAATGTTCAGGTGAGTTGAAAAGAGGGACTTTCCTCATAGTGCGGATATTAATGGtgacttgccccccccccctccaaataAAACTGATTAAATGGATTTTAACACACTTGTGTAAAACCGTATGCCATAATCTTCTACCGGGAAAGTAGCACGCCCGGGGCGGGGGGCTGTTACCCTGGTACTTAAAAAAAACGCCCCTTTTCTAAAACCAACATTTCATTAAATAACTAAAACCCATTTATTTATTTCCCTTTATAGTTTATTCGCATAAGCATGACCTTCATCCACATACCATTTTATTTTTCTCCAAAAGTTAGACATTGTTCTTAGGGGGGGGCTTGTTACCCGCTAGTACCCTACTACTGCCTCCCTCCGTGGTCCCCATACACTCTCAGGAGATGTCTTATATAGTGGATTAGAATGTATATGATCTGGAAACAAACTCAAATAGGACTCTCACCTATTTGTTAAGACAAAGCAAACACCCATGGAAAATAGTATACGCTCGATTTCCCTCGTTCGCGTGGTGCGCAGTGTTGGCAACTTTCTCCGAAAAGTCCAACTTCTGTGAATTCCAACTTCAGGGAAGGCTACCCGGTTTTGTCGCTGGAATCAAGTGCATGATATATATATCTATAGGCAACCTGCTGTAATTCAGCCAATAACATAGCGAGTTACAAATTCGGTAATACGACAGAAAACAGCGTCGAGTCGAATTATTTTTCAATTCCTTCTCTAACATATCGATTAGCTACTATTGCgcctaaaggtgtgtgtgtgtgaggcagtctctctctgttgccaATCACCACTCCTACTTTGTTTCTCTGCATGGATGACAGATAATCATCACAGTTCACTATGAGGAGGATGGCGAAGGATCTGCAACCAGCCGAGCAAGGGTGAGTAGACCTAGGTTTTAACCAAGGTATTATGGTGCGCTATTCTAGAGTTCCAAATCCATCATTTACAGAATACGCTTTCAGGAATGATAGGTTAGGCAACTTCGTTGCGCTATATGTCTCCAAAGTAAACATcttgtaaaaatattttaaaatgcTTAGTTACTTGATGAAGTGCTATAATTCAAACACCTATTGCGCCTCTTCCATGAAACCCTTTATAGTCTCTGAAATATTTTAGATTtgttttttaaagtttttttaatgaaatgataCGCCTTAACAAAGGAAAATATTCCTTCCCGTGAACTTGGTGCAGCTACATCACTTGGACCTTTGACTGTAGTTACAGTATTTATTACAGAATGACAACTCAGTGAAGATAAGATTATTCGACCTTGGATATCACTatgaagacagacacacaaccaccagTCATCCTAGTAGCCAGCCAAATAACTTTGTGACATTCAGAAGGTTTTTCAAACCTGTAACTAAACTTAAGACATATCATGAAAGTTGTTTTTATTACACTGAAATTATTACCCAATAGATTACTATTTAGCCAGAGGGACACCTTGTTGCACATTAGTTGGAATGTAGCTTTTTCTTTGTTTAATTTAAATTAAACATGTACTATTTAAATAGGtagactactgtagacagagGACATTATTGTAGGAGTGTGTTACAATGCTGTCCTGTTTGTGAAGTCTGACTCAATGATAGCTGGTCAGAGCTAGTTAGAGGCTAGTTAGAGGTCAAAGTTCACTTATTGAAGTTGAAGTTCAGTTGTCTTCGAGAATATCAGCTTGATCATTACGTGTGTTTGTGCAGGTCTGGGTGGATCTCCAGTTGGCTTCCATCCTGGtgtcccacctccctctctcagctgAAGGATGCAGAAGACAAAATGCTCAagggtaagagtgtgtgtgtgtgtttcccctcCTAACTATCATACTtacacatctcctctcctctcctctcctctcttttacgctctccctccctgttccctctgtctttctcctccatccctgtctcctctcacagCTGTGAAGGCCCCATTCTCCAGGCAACATGTCCGGATATCCAACGGCAACTATCTCTGGACCTTAGCCTTCACCTCTCACATCAagccccatccctctctcccaccccagcctcagccaaagccccatccctctctcccaccccagcctcagccaaagccccatccctctctcccaccccatacccagccccatccctcttcTCCACAGCCCTCTCTCCAGCCCCGTCCTCCCCTGGTGCTGCTCCATGGGTTTGGGGGTGGTGTGGGTCTGTGGGCCCAGAACCTGGACTCTCTATGTGGCAGTGGAGCCGTGTATGCCCTGGATCTTCTGGGGTTTGGACAGAGCAGCCGGCCCCTGTTCAGCGTGGACCCACAGGGGGCAGAGGAGCAGTTCCTAGGGGccctggaggagtggagggacagGGTGGGTCTGGAGGAGATAGTCCTGCTGGGACACAACCTGGGAGGATACCTGGCTGCtgcttacacactcacacacccacacaggtgagagagaggagagcgaggagaggtagtatgtgtgggtgtgtgtgtgttcatacacGTGTTCACACTATGTGTGTTTATAGGGTAAAGCACTTGATCCTGGTGGAGCCCTGGGGGTTCCCGGCCCGTCCAGAGAGCCTAGATCAGGAGAAGTCTATCCCAGTGTGGATCAGAGCCATGGGGGCTGTCATGAGTCCCTTTAACCCCCTTGCTGGACTTAGACTGGCCGGACCACTGGGttcgatatacacacacacacacacacactccgcaaGCACGTATACTACACACACATCGCATACactacacgcacacacgcacacgcacacacacacacacacacacacacacacacacacacacacacacacacacacacacacacacacacacacacgcacaagtgGAAAGAATTGCCAGATGTTTCAAAACCAAAGGTGTTAATATAACATATCCccccttccattcctctccatcctctctctccatcctttcctccattcctctctatcctctctctccatcctttcctccattcctcctccatcctctctctccatcctttcctccattcctctccatcctctctctacatcctttcctccattcctcccccatcctctctctcatcctttcctccattccttcctccttctcctcctcttctctctctcaggtcctATGTTGATCCAGACCATCAGGTCAGATTTTAAACAGAAGTACTCTTCAGTGTTTGATGACAACACTGTATCAGACTACATCTACCATCTTAACGCACAGACGCcaaggtacagtaggtacacacacacacacacaaatgtacgtgcacacacacacatacactaacacCCGTTCTCTGACCATAGTGGTGAAACAGCGTTCAGGAACATGACAGTACCATATGGTTGGGCTAAGAGACCAATGTTAGATCGTATCGGACAGATCCAACCAGACATTCCAATATCCTTCATCTATGGGTCCCGATCCAGTATCGACAGCGACTCGGGATACACTGTCCAGAAAATCCGACCAGATGTGGACATCATCGTGAGTTAATTATTCATGTACCAAGTTTTCTGAATGTGTTATGAAATAGACCGGTCATTCACGCACAGCAATGTACCGTTGTTGTTTTTCGATGTCAAGTGTTTCTCTTTTTCGGTCTCTCTATCCTTcacttcaatctctctctctctctctctctctctctctctctctctctctctctctctctctctttctctctctctctttctctctttctctttctctctctctctctctaggtgataaGGGGAGGAGGTCACTATGTGTTTGCTGACCAGCCAGACGACTTCAATCAGAACGTTCTTCACATCCTGGCCAGGATGGAGGGAGATAAGGAGAAGAGGGATGAGGAGTGGTGTGGATGAGAAGGAAGGGaaatgaggagagaggtgagaggagaagatTGAGGGTAGAGTAGAGAATGGCAGatgagatggggagaagagacagtaaaggagggggaggaggtgagaggagaagatTGAGGGTAGAGTAGAGAATGGCAGatgagatggggagaagagacagtaaaggagggggaggaggtgagaggagaagatTGAGGGTAGAGTAGAGAATGGCAGatgagatggggagaagagacagtaaaggagggggaggaggtgagaggagaagatTGAGGGTAGAGTAGAGAATGGCAGatgagatggggagaagagacagtaaaggagggggagaaggagagagacatggaggagctGTTACAACTTCTTGGCTCTGAGGAGAAGGAGGACGATTGTTACGTTCAGACTTTGAACACACCCCTTCCTTACTGAGGACATACTAGAGCTAGGCTGGTATGCGATGGTTAAATCATCATTTTGTTTTAGGTTGATATGGGATGGCTGCATAGTGATATATGCTGACATAAGCTgccgctggcccatgttgacttcagtGCTTCGcacagttgtgtaaagttggctggatgtcctttgggtggtggaccattcttgatagacacgggaaactgttgagtgtgaaaagccctgcagcgttgcagttcttgacgcaaaacggtgtgcctggcacctactaccataccccgttcaaaggcacttaaatattttgtcttgaccattcaccatctgaatggcacacatacacaatccatgtctcgattgcctcaaggctttaaaatccttctttaacctgtctcctccccttcatctacactgatttaaagtggatttaacaagtgacattaataagggatcatggctttcacctggattcacctgatcagtctatgttgtggaaagagcaggtgttcataatgttttgtacactcagtgtgtgggCCGATATATGATATATATTACCTGTACTACATCCACCTCTCATCAGTATGCCCCTGTACAGCCAGTGAAGGCAATGTTGTGCATATCATCTTTGTAAAGAAATGTCAAATGTATTGTTTTCTTTTCTTAAATATAGAATAATGTACATTAATGTTTTGCTTGTTGACAAATGTCCATAGTATCATGTCTCAAAGCTGCTACCAGTATGCTAAAACTTTAGAATAACAAAGTAAGCAAGGGAACAGAgagacccccccaaaaaaatgtattctaaGAAACTGTTGAGCAATGTTTTAATGTTTGAGGAGGGAGAGTTAATCCCAAAGGAAAAACTTGTTTTCTGTATAAAGTAGTATAAACTAGTATAAAGTTGACTGGGGTTTTTCTTTCTTATTTGACACTTCACCCACACTGTTGCCTAACTATCCTCCATAGGCAGACAGGTCCAGTCTCCCGTCGTGTTTGAGATCGACTATATTGCAGTCCGCGACTACTGCCTGACTGATCTACAATTCCCCTGTATcctaaataactactcattatgaTTTATAGGTCAGTCAGTTCGCTCTGTCGGTGATCAATAATTAAGCGAATTTGATGCTCTTGAACATGACCTCTCTCTACAGAACCAGCTCTGCAAATGTACAGCACAACAGGATAAAGAATATTTACATCAAAATAATGTTCTTTATGATGACTGGTATGGAGGGCATATTATTTACTAtatgttcgtattcttatcttttatttcttattgttgttgtcgagaaggaacctatAAATAATCATTTTAATGGACGGTCTATACcgtgtgtatcctgtacatacaactaataaaaccaaCTATTGGGTGTTTCATTTGTTGATTTATTGATTATCATCGCTCAGATAATATCTTTATTCCCATCTCAAACTGCTCGCTGTGCCATACTTCCAAGTCTTGTTCATTACTCAACTGAGGAAGCCTGGATGGAAGCAGAGGCTAAGCTTTTACCAGTAGGGGGTGATGGTAGTGTCAGGCTGGGGCCACAAGGGGGCAGGGTAGCACAGCCTCAGTGTTCTGAGGTGACAATAATAACACCACAGAGTCAGTTGCATCGTCTTCTCCACTCCACAGCATGACATGACATCTTTACATACTCACTAATCTGAGAAAATTACTAAAGAGGCATTCCAGGATTGGTACGTCCATTCTCCAGCCCTATCCCGGCCTCTGCTGATAACAAAAACAAGTGGCAGGGGTGTTGTTTTTTCAATCCCAGATTTCCCCTTTGAAAGGTTCCAAGGACAAACACAAATCCAGTGGTTTTAACCAGGTGCTGGAGATCAAATAATGTTTTCAGCAAAAAGTAAAACTTCCCACACTATGACCTGTTTAGTGTGTTGAAACGTTCCAGCCCTTAGGTCTTGGTGCACTTTCACTTAGACATAATTCAGGACTGTCCCAATGCCAATGTCTAAGAGGATACATCATGATCAATGTCTTCCCCTAAAtggaagtacacacacacacacacacacacacacacacacacacacacacacacacacacacagaggccctAAGACACACTAATTCTCCATACACAGACACCAGTAGTCAAACACACTCTAGCTTTCTGCTTCTCAATCAATCCCACATCCGTAGCTAATGCAGTGCTGGGCCCTCAGGAAGCTTTAGgtctattagtgtgtgtgtgtgtgtgtgtgtgtgtttatctgtctttGTATCACTTTAGAATTAACGTCCATTTATCGGAAGacagcaggcagggagagagctGCCAATAatctttgtggtgtgtgtgtgtgcgtgtgtatggtgcttcttaatttgatcactctgttgttcctgagaattttcctgaaaatgcaaacttgtagtgtattcaaagtTTAAAAACAATTCTAAAGTTATACATTTCCACtttaaatgtcagacttgatttgtagTTAGAACATTTTTTGCAACCCCTACaagaaatgtccattaattataatctacaTAATAACTCAcaattcctgttgctgcaggattattttcctgctgaaacaagctggctcaaattaagatcctatctAGGGTTCAGTTAACTGTAATTCTCCCTGCTTGCTTGAGTTGTGCTTGTATTGCTGTGACAGTATGAGTgtacccccctttctctccctctctctctccctctttatctctctccctctttatctctctccctctgtctctctcttgccctgtctctctttccctctatctctctcgccctttctctctctcgccctttctctctccctctctgtctctctttcgccctgtctctctttccctctttatctctctctctctccctctccctctctctctgtcgttcctTCCTGAGGGATTTTGCATCCTGAAGTAGATTAAGTCCCTATAGATCAGTATCATCCATTCAACTGGGATtagataccacacacacacacacacacacacacacacacacacacacacacacacacacacacacacacacacacacacacacacacacacacacacagtccggaCAGTGGTAGGataaagagaaaaaaagaaagatgcacggagggagggaatgagagaaaaaagaaagaaaaggacAGTGAGACAGGGAACAGCCGTTATAAATCATATCTTCTGTTCATATGATTTATATCCCCCCTGCACTGCACCACGCCCAAATGGCCCtaacagacacccagacagatcACACATCAATTTAACACTGGGACAGATATTTAAGTTACATCAACTTAAAACACTGGGACAGATATGTAGGTTACATCAACTTAAAACACTGGGACAGATATGTAGGTTACATCAACTTAAAACACTGGGACAGATATGTAGGTTACATCAACTTAAAACACTGGGACAGATATGTAGGTTACATCAACTTAAAACACTGGGACAGATATGTAGGTTACATCAACTTAAAACACTAGGACAGATATGTAGGTTACATCAACTTAAAACACTGGGACAGATGTGTAGGTTACATCAACTTAAAACACTGGGACAGATATGTAGGTTACATCAACTTAAAACACTGGGACAGATATGTATGTTACATCAACTTAAAACACTGGGTTTTAGTATGCACTGTCATTCTGCTCTGGACTTGTAACTCTGGgacttttttatttcttctccaAACAGCAGTCTACAGATAACATTATTCAGTTTGGTGTTTATTATTGGTCCTATCAGCAGTGAGTGACTGGACAGTTGGGGTTAGGGCTGTATGAAAGACACagacaaccacacacactgaaTAATGTCATTTTCTGATATCAGTCACAAGGGCTTCAGGACTAAAATAGCATCTTCAGCTCTGATAAATATAGAAACGCAATTAAGTCAGGAGTAGGAGAGAgaacaccctgtgtgtgtgtgtgtgtgtgtgtgtgtgtgtgtgtgtgcgtgcgcgtg
This genomic interval from Salmo salar chromosome ssa27, Ssal_v3.1, whole genome shotgun sequence contains the following:
- the LOC106588725 gene encoding 1-acylglycerol-3-phosphate O-acyltransferase ABHD5, translating into MRRMAKDLQPAEQGSGWISSWLPSWCPTSLSQLKDAEDKMLKAVKAPFSRQHVRISNGNYLWTLAFTSHIKPHPSLPPQPQPKPHPSLPPQPQPKPHPSLPPHTQPHPSSPQPSLQPRPPLVLLHGFGGGVGLWAQNLDSLCGSGAVYALDLLGFGQSSRPLFSVDPQGAEEQFLGALEEWRDRVGLEEIVLLGHNLGGYLAAAYTLTHPHRVKHLILVEPWGFPARPESLDQEKSIPVWIRAMGAVMSPFNPLAGLRLAGPLGPMLIQTIRSDFKQKYSSVFDDNTVSDYIYHLNAQTPSGETAFRNMTVPYGWAKRPMLDRIGQIQPDIPISFIYGSRSSIDSDSGYTVQKIRPDVDIIVIRGGGHYVFADQPDDFNQNVLHILARMEGDKEKRDEEWCG